CCTTTACCCAATGCTTACAGTAGAAGAAACGTTAATGTTCGCAGCTGAGTTTAGGCTTCCAAGGAGTCTATCTAAATCGAAGAAAAAATCCAGAGTTCAAGCTTTAATCGATCAATTAGGGCTCCGAAACGCCGCGAAAACTATAATCGGCGATGAAGGTCACCGTGGTGTCTCCGGCGGTGAACGGCGGCGCGTTTCAATCGGAATTGACATAATCCACGACCCGATTATCCTCTTTCTCGACGAGCCAACTTCGGGTCTCGATTCCACCAGTGCTTTTATGGTGATTAAAGTACTTCAGCGAATCGCGCAGAGTGGCAGTATTGTAATTATGTCAATACATCAGCCGAGTTACAGAATTCTCGGTTTACTTGACCGGTTGATTTTCCTATCACGTGGACAAACTGTTTACAGTGGTTCGCCAATGAATTTGCCACAATATTTTGCTGATTTTGGGAATCCGATACCTGAAAATGAGAACCCTACAGAGTTCGCGCTTGATTTAATTCGCGAACTCGAAGGCTCAGGTGGGACAAAAAGTTTAGTTGATTTCAACAAAACATGGCAACATACTAAAAGGATCAATAGTACAAATCAAGCTAGAAATAGAAATCGCTTATCGTTAAAGGAAGCGATAAGCGCTAGTATTTCTAGAGGGAAATTGGTTCCTGGTTCAACACATGTTGCTACTAGTCCTACTTCTATGGTTCCCACTTTTGCAAATCCAATATGGACTGAAATTGCTGTACTTTCAAAGCGATCGTTCAGTAACTCGTGGCGTATGCCGGAGATTTTTGCTGTCCGATTTGGTGCAGTTATGGTTACGGGTTTTATACTGGCTACTATGTTTTGGCGACTTGACAGTTCACCTAAAGGTGTAAAAGAACGGCTtgcattcttcgcgttcgcgatgtcaACAACTTACTATACATGTGCGGACGCATTGCCCGTTTTTATTCAAGAAAGGTACATATTCATGAGGGAAACGGCTTATAATGCTTATAGAAGATCGTCTTATTGTCTTTCTCATGCTTTGACTTCGATACCAGCGTTAATTTTCCTTGCTTTGTCATTCGCGGCCGTGACATTCTGGGCTGTTGGCTTAGACGGTGGATTTTCTAGCTTTTTGTTCTATTTTGGTGTCATTTTGGCTTCGTTTTGGGCAGGGAATTCATTCGTTACGTTTCTTTCTGGTGTCGTACCTCATGTTATGCTCGGATACACGATCGTGGTAGCCATTCTTGCTTACTTCCTACTCTTTAGTGGATTTTTCATGAATCGTGATAGAATCCCGTCTTACTGGGTCTGGTTCCATTACATTTCACTAGTGAAATACCCGTATGAAGCTGTGTTACAGAACGAATTTGAAGATCCCACGAAATGCTTCGTTCGTGGGATTCAAATGTTCGATAACAGTCCACTTGGGGCTGTTCCGAATTCGTTGAAGGAGAAGTTGCTGAGTAGTATTAGCAGTACATTAAATATGAGGATTACAAGTTCAACATGTGTGACTACTGGATCAGATATACTGGTGCAGCAAGGGGTTACACAATTGAGCAAGTGGAATTGCCTTTGGGTGACTATTGCATGGGGGCTTTTGTTTAGGATTTTGTTTTATTTCTGCTTGTTGCTTGGAAGTAAGAACAAGAGAAGGTAAAATAGCTTGGTATAGTAATAATGGTACTTttgaatactttttttttttataatggtCATTGAAAAAGTTATATCAAAGTTGGGTTTTAGTTGTAAAGCAGTTGTAATTTGAAATTTAATaacatgaatatatatattttcatggCTTATGAATGGGCTTTTAtctgtttttttaatattataagtaCAATTTTTATAGTATTTAGGATAAATTGGCTTACAATAGTTGATAAATTTTCACAAGAGCTCGTCATGTATCTTGAAAAAAATGGGAACATAACACTGTATTACCTCTTAGAGAATAATaacctgaatatatatatatatatattctaatcTACTTTTAAATCATGTTTGGCTACTAGTTATACACTATATCACCTGACGGTTCTAAGGTTAGATTGTTAAGCCTAAACAGTTTAACAGTCCAGACAGTAAATCCTGATTATGACAACATAACCGGTGGTCCTTAGATTCATATTAGCCAGGTGGACGTTGATAGAGTCATGAGAAGGACTATGATTTAGGGTTTGCTTGACAGGACTGTGGCTTGACAGGGCTGGTGTCGTCGTAAAATCTTCCCTGTAGTTCTGTTGTAGCGATCCTGCAGTTCCGTTGTAGCGATCCTGCGtagaatatatataaattttatatattgcgCAGCTATTAGATATAAATAATTTCGATCGCGGATTAAAAGCGATCTGCCCTTGAAAAATAAGATAACATTTACATTAATGGTGTAAAAAGTTTATACTATCGATGCATATAACTTAATATTCTGATCAATTTATATCGGTATGATGAAAGTGATTATTATTTGCTTAGAACTTTTGTGGCCTGTAGGTTGAGCATTTAGTCTTGGCAGTTCATCCCTTTGATGAAGTCATGAATTGTTGGTAGTTTGGTACTGATCAGTCCCGAAGGAACGACCCGGTTGGGTTTGCAGGGTGTTGTCCACACGGGCGACGCAGGTTCGATCTCCCTCGATGCCCTTTGGGTCTGAGCCTGTCGCACGGGCTTGCCTAGTGCGGTTTATATCCCCTGTgtggtttgcaggctattacacagTGGGGGGTTTACCCAGTGCGCACAGAGTAGGGCAGAGGCTGTGACAGAGGCTATAGCGACTGCGGGTTCTCCTGGGgttccaaaaaaataaataataatgaaCATAATTTAATAATTCCTCTGTCATATGCATGACGGTTTTCGGTTATGGAGTGAATTGATATattgattctttttatttttttaaaaagagaaaaagataTTTAGAAATAAATTAGAAGTATTATTTATCACAAACTTTTGTAATTGGAAGACCCCAGATATCTTATTTCACTAGCCAAATCAGCTTGATAGAAGCTTATAGCGTTAAAGTAGAAATAGAATTTATTTTTAAACATTAACAAAGAAGATTTTAACAAGAAATAATATATAGTTCCTTCCTAGATATCTTATGTCACTCGCAATCTGTTTGAAAGACAAGTTGCAATTCTCCTCTTATTAAAAGGTGAAACAATTAGCAACTCCATGTACAAAGTATTTCGCGTTCATTAAAGGTTCGAAAAAGAGCGATATCTCATGGAGTAAATAACTATATATCCTGACGCAAAGGTCAATTATTTCGCGAGCCGTGATCTATAGATAACATGAAGATAATATTTAGGTTGTTTTAAGTCTCACTTTCTCCTCTTATTAAAAGGTGATAACATATATTCTAAAATGTTAGTCAAAATGAAAGATAAGTGCCAAATATTTTAGACCAGATGAATTAAAGAGCTGGAATTTGGTAGTAGTTCCACTCGCACTTTACCCCATAGCTGCCTAAGTTTAATGCTCTTTAATGGGTATTTACTAATCATATTGATAGTAAAGTCAAATGCATTTAAAAGTTAGAAAGCTCGAAATATGTAAAATTACATCACGAGGCTTTTTATATATTATTAATTCTACCATGCGAGTTTTTTACGCTCTATCCCTTGTTTAACTAAAACTATTATTTTCTGACATTCATCATTACGTCTTCTAAACATGCAATTGATAGTGAATTAGTTATAGTGACTAATGTTCCCCATGCTTGAGACATTGTAGTATAGTGCAATCTTCCTTTAAAACGATAGATCTACCAAAATCAATTTAGAAGTCTAGATAACTTGGCGCACCTAAATGTGTGGTCTAGTTGTCAATGAAGTGAGTTGAGAATTATTAGGTTTCGATACAAATATTAGGTAATTTTTTTCTATCTGCTCTAGTCTCAGACAAAGTTACTCAGCTCAGTACATGTACCGGTGAAAGATAACATGTATTCCATAAACGTATCACATTTTATAACTGTGTCATCCGGGCTAATCATGATTCATTTGTTTCAATTGTATGCACAAGTACGATACTAAATAACAAGTTGCTTGGATATGTGATTTTATTTTAGTTTGTATCTAAATgtttagactattaaataaaccGAACACCTCAATTAAATAGTTGATATAATGCTTGGTAGAAATTGTTTTTTCATAACATTTATATCACTGAATTATGTGATTTCTTCATCTAAAAAACTCAAAATTTATATTATTAGAGCTAAAAAGaggaatatttttatttattttgatatCATGATATGCAATATGCCTCCTAACGTGCAAACCTAATTCTTTTTCTTAGGCTAAACACGTGTAAATATCTTCGCTATTGGAAATTAGAAATCAATGAGACTCTAATTCAGGACATTTAATACCATTTAGAATTGAGTGATATTTCTTTAAAAAACTTAATTAAACAGATGGATATGGAATATTTAATTATCCTTATATATCTTTGTTTGTAACACATATTCCCTATACAGTAAAGTAAATTAGACCATGTGCTGCAGACTACATTACATATCCTGCTATCACGTAAGCAAACGAGGCTTCACAACAAAGTAAGAAACTATTCTTCCCTTGCATAGAAAATGAAGTACTAATTATTGGAAAAGGGGTCAGACCAATCAATTTATAGTTACAACATATGCATGTTTTAAACTTACACTCTTTGTCAATATTACTCCACACTTCTCCAATTAACCAAATTCCATACTTTTCCACATGCACGGTTGGCCAGCACATGCATGTTGTTGAAATGCTAGTATTTGCCATAGTGTAATATTACCAAGATTCTTCAGTTCGCAATGACGAATATAGGATTTAAACTCTATgagtttaatatttaagatttttaatATTGAATCTATTAtgtttttaaagttatgggttcaaatcCCCTATGTattgcaattttaatgaatttttacattaAATTTATACTCTGCGTCAAAAGTATGTTCGTGTTCCATTTTACCTAGAACGTGTATACTGTATAGTAAAATACTTATCCCTTAGAAAGTGGGATTGTCCAATTTTATTGatattttgacttttttttttggtCCACAATATTTGATTTATCATATGTCAAAAAAgaaattaactttttttttcccaaagttgcccttggagtaaagagcctagaaatatttgttatattttcaatgaataaATGAAGGTTAATAAGGTCAATTTCATTGTTACTTAATGCTAAAAGATGGATTTACTAATATGTGGGAAAATAATcaaaaactcaattaaagtggatAGGAGGGAGTAATCAGATTTACAGCTAATTTTTTTTATCTAAATCCAATTCTTTAAATGATGGGACTGTGTAGCGATTAGAGCTATTTTTAGGGTGGCATACAATGGTATTAAGAAATTTAAAGATGGATAAAAAAATCTTAATTGGTTACCAGGTATaagataaataataaactttattTGATTATTTGCAACACTTCCTATGATAAAATTTACGCTAACTTTTGGAACTCGTCAGTAAGGAGTACTACTATAACAAGTAACTTTTTATCATTTCTAACTGTATGGCTAATGGAAACAGGCCGGCCATAAGATAATCGAATttaaatataatgggttcaatagtTGGGCAGAAATTTGAGTGATGCGTCACGCACGATGGCCTTGCGATCCGTGGAGTTATCATGAATCATCACATTAATGGGCTGAGCCTGCGTCAATCTTTTATCTAATAAATGCGACCCTTCCGGAAGTTAGATTTTATTGCACGTATTAGCTCTAGAATTACGTTTGACTAGTAAGACCCGGGATAACGTAAGTCACAATTTTATTGTATCAAAGTTAATTTGTCACTCTACCAAAAGAAGAAAAGTAACCAGAAAGATAGAAAAGCAAAGGAATAAAAAACTAATTAGAGATTAATTACTAAGTTACCTAATACACCTTACGTACTCTTTTGTAAGTAGAAGTGTATACgagtaaaattattatttttgctaaCATCACCTCCATAATTTATTTACTAGTAATTTATAACCTTGTTCAAGCAAGGTGACGAGGTTCAGTTAGTATTTACAAGGGATCTACGAGTCAACTTAGTTAAGATAGGCCATCCACCGAAGCCATAGAAACAGTCACTAATGCTTATATTAAATGAGGTTGTCTATGTTACATTATATTCCTTGGAGGCGGAGGCGTAGCCAGGATTTCAAGTTTATGAGTTCGGCATTCTAATTATTTTAAGatattgggttctaaattaataatttacatATATTAATGAATTTATAAGACATATACAGGGTTCAGACTAAAGCTACTGGGTGCGGTCGAACCCGCTGATCCCGGcactctagctccgcccctgttTCGAACCCACTGATCCCGGcactctagctccgcccctgttTGAGGTGCGACCCTTCCTGAGACCTAGCATGAATACGAGATACTTTGTGCATCAGATTGCCTTTACTTCCCACGAAACGTTAGACGTTAATCTGGTAGAGCACTAGCCTTTCTTATTTGCatatgaaaaataatgacttttgAATTCCAACTACAGGCTCGGGACACTTGATCAAATGCATGCAAAGAACGTCTTTTGGTTCACTATAGTCAAAGATATCTGTGTGATGTTTCCACTATACATGTGCCAAAAATATATGCACAAATCTTGCTGATCAATTAAATGCAGAGACGAGATAAAGAAAAACGAAAATATTAGCACAAGAAGAAATAGAAAAGGCCGATTTTTTTTTTCCCATTTGGGTACACCATCTTTTCAGATACTGCAAATGATCAGTTGGTTAGCCAACCAAATATGAGAATTTCCAGGGTTGTGTTAACTGATTTACACTGATTATGAAGTGTAATCCATAACTGaatgaattgagagcaaaaaaAAGGTAGAGAACAGAGAGAACAATCTGATTTCTTCTCTGCTTAGCAATGTCTGTTACTACTAACAAAATGAATATATGCATAAACTTATACTAATATCTATTGACTCCTAATGAGATGATAGCTGTAAATGAGAAAAATGACATAATTATCCTTGTAGCTAACTAATGATCAGGGAACTGTAGTACAATTAACTAACTCCTTTAATTTACACCCTCCCTCAAGCTACACTACTAGAAATACgctaaaaaccgatcaaagttggtcggttatggccaattaccgaccaaaacgcgaccattagggtatggacggtgttttgatggtcggtaGTTTAAAACGACTATCTGACaattttaattacttaccgaccaactttggtcggaaatatattttattaatttaattttaccgaccaaagttggtcggtttaactaaattatattttttattaattattaaaattaaaaaaaccgaccaactttggtcggtaattaaaaaaaaaaatatttttaaataatttaaattaaatattaccgaccaactatggtcggtaacctcaatagtaggggtgggcataaaatccgaaaaatcgaattcTGAATCGGACCGAATCAATTCGGTATTTTGGTTTCGattttttcggtatttcggtataattCAGTATTATATTTTCGGTATTTCAGTATAACGGTATGGTCCTCAGTATTAGGATCTTGAAaattcggtataccgaaataccgaatttttaaagaattttatattggacctatactgcCCATCCCAACCCAATATGTTGTATCTCTAATTCTCTACATTGCCCTAGTGCCCAGCCCAACCCAATAAGGCCCAACTCTTACCCTCTTTAGTCTTTCACTAGTTTCACTTCACTATAGGAAATTAGAAAGGGAGAAACAGAAATCTAACCTAAGAGAATAGAGATCGGCTGTGACGGTGAGAGAGAACTCAGAGAAGTGAGAACCTCGGCGCGATAGAGACAAGTCAGACGACGTCACGGCGACTTCACGACGCCGACGACTCTCAAGTGTGACTGCTGGTTTCCTCATTTTTTACcttcattcttcaatcttcaacttttcaataggttcataacttttcattcttcaatcttcagttttttttataataatagATGTACTGTTGGAGAAGGAATGTTATTTTAAATTTTGGGGTATGAATTTTGATGTAGCTGTAGTATTGAATTTTGGGGTATAATTTAAGACTAAGTTAATTCTGCTGCTACTGTTGCATTGTTAGAGTCTCtgttttttgtttaattttaCTGCACTGTGTTAAACTTGAATTGCGATTATTTGTGAGTTAGGCCGAATTGGCAGATTTGAATTGTGGTTATTTGTGAGTTAGGCAGAATTGACAGCTTTGAATTGTGCACGGTTGACAGCTTTGAATTGTGCAATGTGCACTTTGAATTGGCAGCTTTGAGCCTTTGAAGTTTGAATTGTGCACTGTGAAGATGTTGCACTCGTTAATCATTGTGCACAGTGCATTGTTGCACAAAATTGTGCACTCGTTAATCGTTATTGCATTTGCTTTGAAGTTTGAATTGTGCACTGTTGCACTTGCACACTTTCACTTGTTAGTGTTGCCTTGAATTGTGCACTGTTGCTTACTGCTTAGTATTGAATTTAGCGATTATTGTCATTCGTTAGTGTTGCTTATTTAGCGATTATTAAATCGAAACCGTACCGAAACCataccgaaccaaaataagaaataccgaaccgtactgaAATACTTTGGTACAatatttggtatacacaattgataaagtgaataccgaaataccgaaccgaaataccgaatgcccacccctactCAATAGTacaggcaaaataccgaccaaagttggtcggtaatgttgaattctgggaatttaaTATTCAttaaccgatcaactttggtcggtattttggaataatttttttttattttactaaaaaccgaccaactttggtcgatttttctgAGTttaaattttggcataaaatgcctgttttggcagctacaccacctgccagcataccaatacatcTAATAACAACTGAattataacaataacaataacaacaacaacacaacaaccaaaacattcaataaatactttaaaactaacaaattaaagttcaattgaacataaaaatccaaaaccaagttaaaactaattacaactagttcaaaactggttttATTTGTCTAgtttaaagtatataaaagtcaagggatattttctacaacatcatcatcaccgtctgatgaactttcatttacaagacggtatagagaacggtcttgtggaggacgagAAGAACGATCAtagggaggacgggaggaacgatcacgagcaggacgggaggaacgatcaagtggaggtcgaccctctggagatgactcacgagaccggggaaacggaaaagctccactagataggagagttctgatcagagcttgcatgccaaggaattgagtatctctaagcctttctctttccttagcCGCTTCTAGCTCGAATGTGAGCTTTTTCACTGTCTCctgcatagcggagaggctctccctattaagttacTTGACTTGCGAGGAAGTCTCTATTCCTTTCATTCCACACTTATACCAATTAAAtttttttagtaggaagcccgtataccttccccattttggaccgccaacagactccagctatattctttcagcatcctcgtccgaaggttgggttggctcacccgattcaccagctggatgactacggacgAATTCCTCCACATTACTTTTGTAGCGAccttatattattttaaattaaattagtatttcaaaatttttataaaagtaaattataatgcttaaagaaaattgaaagcttacatatgcagtcgaggcccggtcctcgacccacctatcttgatcccactctttcttcttcttcacaatatgcgtctccttgaatagctcatcatggctcattggacgcccgtacttcttttcctgaaaataaattaatttagttaataaacagaatagatatacttagaaaagtaaaataatttaagcaattacgtaccaatcttctttttattgtccctaggttgatcgcacctccagtgtgcaaggagcctcccttctcggatgcacgagattttttttctttttcgctcctctctaagaactctgcggtaagccattgcctttgcaa
This region of Nicotiana tomentosiformis chromosome 4, ASM39032v3, whole genome shotgun sequence genomic DNA includes:
- the LOC104093323 gene encoding ABC transporter G family member 6-like, with amino-acid sequence MSRIVNASPVRDSVPFYDRRQIVEMSSPTFSQLLKNVGDVTGDDESPLHQALTMDPHHSNIPFVLAFNNLTYSVKVRRKVSFPAISRSRSLHIAAEEIPSTRTKVLLNDICGEARDGELLAVFGASGSGKSTLIDALANRIAKDSLKGTVTLNGEPLHSKLLKVISAYVMQDDLLYPMLTVEETLMFAAEFRLPRSLSKSKKKSRVQALIDQLGLRNAAKTIIGDEGHRGVSGGERRRVSIGIDIIHDPIILFLDEPTSGLDSTSAFMVIKVLQRIAQSGSIVIMSIHQPSYRILGLLDRLIFLSRGQTVYSGSPMNLPQYFADFGNPIPENENPTEFALDLIRELEGSGGTKSLVDFNKTWQHTKRINSTNQARNRNRLSLKEAISASISRGKLVPGSTHVATSPTSMVPTFANPIWTEIAVLSKRSFSNSWRMPEIFAVRFGAVMVTGFILATMFWRLDSSPKGVKERLAFFAFAMSTTYYTCADALPVFIQERYIFMRETAYNAYRRSSYCLSHALTSIPALIFLALSFAAVTFWAVGLDGGFSSFLFYFGVILASFWAGNSFVTFLSGVVPHVMLGYTIVVAILAYFLLFSGFFMNRDRIPSYWVWFHYISLVKYPYEAVLQNEFEDPTKCFVRGIQMFDNSPLGAVPNSLKEKLLSSISSTLNMRITSSTCVTTGSDILVQQGVTQLSKWNCLWVTIAWGLLFRILFYFCLLLGSKNKRR